In Malus sylvestris chromosome 16, drMalSylv7.2, whole genome shotgun sequence, the following are encoded in one genomic region:
- the LOC126608889 gene encoding uncharacterized protein LOC126608889, translating to MSGSGSSEVRTPIFFGENYEFWRIKMATIFKSLGLWNLVEKGITTPDSKKKKEAEGSSDDAVDEEMTVMSMKDAKALGIIQNAVSDQIFPRIANADSAKMAWDLLYGEYHGGDQVRSVKLQNLRREFEYARMRDDESLTGYLTRLNDLINQMKTFGEALSNERLVQNVLISLTKMYDPICLVIENTKCLETVELQEVLAILKSQEQRFDLHSSDATERAFSSLTVNSKGQNRSYAQSSTFKPQRNWNQKGKKWDSKPKFQQKSFSNSAQNSSHSLTMGQEGTKP from the coding sequence ATGTCTGGATCTGGAAGCTCGGAGGTGAGAACTCCAATTTTCTTcggtgagaactacgagttctgGAGGATTAAGATGGCAACAATCTTCAAATCGCTTGGGTTATGGAACCTGGTGGAGAAAGGGATTACAACCCCTgactcgaagaagaagaaggaagccgAAGGGTCATCGGACGATGCAGTAGATGAAGAAATGACTGTTATGTCTATGAAGGATGCAAAGGCCCTAGGAATCATTCAAAATGCAGTATCTGATCAGATCTTTCCTCGAATTGCTAACGCTGATTCAGCTAAGATGGCATGGGATCTCTTGTATGGAGAATACCATGGTGGTGATCAGGTTAGATCTGTAAAACTTCAGAATCTTAGACGTGAATTTGAATATGCTAGAATGCGTGATGATGAATCTTTGACTGGGTATCTTACTCGTTTAAATGATCTGATTAATCAAATGAAGACGTTTGGTGAAGCTCTATCAAATGAGAGATTAGTTCAGAATGTGTTAATTAGTCTCACTAAGATGTATGATCCTATATGTTTAGTGATAGAAAATACCAAATGTTTAGAGACTGTTGAACTGCAAGAAGTACTAGCTATATTGAAGAGTCAAGAGCAGAGGTTTGATTTGCATTCCTCTGATGCAACTGAGAGAGCATTTTCTTCTCTTACTGTTAATTCAAAAGGGCAGAATCGAAGTTATGCTCAGTCTAGTACTTTTAAGCCACAGAGAAATTGGAATCAAAAGGGTAAAAAGTGGGACTCAAAACCCAAGTTTCAGCAAAAGTCATTTTCTAATTCTGCACAGAATAGTTCTCATTCTCTAACCATGGGTCAAGAGGGTACAAAACCTTAG
- the LOC126608853 gene encoding protein NRT1/ PTR FAMILY 3.1-like, which translates to MEEQGSSHAARKKGGLVTMPFIFANEVCEKLAVVGFHANMISYLTTQLHMPLTKAANTLTSIGGTANLTPLLGAFISDAYIGRFWTITISSIIYQIGMICLTVSAVLPQLRPPPCTHDQVCEEADGGQLAILYVSLLLGALASGGIRPCVVAFGADQFDENDEKQTTKTWNYFNWYYFVMGVSILVSVTVLVYIQDNIGWGWGLGIPTIAMFLSVIAFVIGYPLYRNLAPAGSPFTRLIQVSVAAYKKRKLSMLSDPRMLYQNDELDRPISIGGKLLHTKHLKFLDKAAIATEEDNLKSPNLWRINTVHRIEELKSVIRMGPIWGTGILLTTAYAQQGTFVLQQAKTMDRHLTKSFEIPAGSMSVFTIVTMLSTLALYDRLFIPVARKFTGLERGITYFQRMGIGFFISIFATLVGGFVEIKRKEAAFAHGLVDHPHDTIPISVFWLVPQYALHGIAEAFMSIGHLEFFYDQSPESMRSTAAALFSTSISVGNYVSTILVSLVHKFSAGPNGSNWLPDNNLNKGKLENFYWLITVLQVVNLIYYIFCAKTYTFKSIQVVRKEGAESGENQVELANKAQLA; encoded by the exons ATGGAGGAGCAAGGCAGCAGCCATGCTGCAAGGAAGAAGGGAGGCTTGGTCACAATGCCCTTCATCTTTG CTAATGAGGTTTGTGAGAAGTTGGCTGTGGTGGGATTCCATGCAAACATGATAAGCTACTTGACAACGCAGCTTCATATGCCGTTAACAAAAGCCGCCAACACCCTTACCAGTATTGGTGGCACTGCAAACTTGACCCCCTTGCTTGGCGCCTTTATTTCTGATGCCTACATTGGCCGCTTCTggactatcactatttcttccATTATATACCAGATt GGAATGATTTGCTTAACAGTATCAGCAGTACTTCCACAACTGAGACCTCCCCCATGCACCCACGACCAAGTTTGCGAAGAAGCCGACGGAGGGCAGCTAGCAATTCTGTATGTCTCCCTCTTACTAGGAGCACTCGCGTCGGGCGGAATCCGGCCCTGCGTCGTGGCATTCGGGGCGGATCAGTTCGACGAGAATGACGAAAAACAAACCACCAAGACGTGGAACTACTTCAACTGGTACTATTTTGTGATGGGGGTATCAATATTAGTGTCTGTAACGGTGCTTGTGTATATTCAAGACAACATTGGATGGGGTTGGGGACTTGGAATTCCAACTATAGCCATGTTTCTCTCAGTTATTGCGTTTGTGATCGGGTACCCGCTTTACCGGAACTTGGCTCCGGCCGGGAGTCCGTTTACCCGGTTGATACAAGTGTCGGTGGCTGCCTACAAGAAGAGAAAGCTGTCTATGCTGTCTGATCCTAGAATGTTGTACCAGAACGATGAACTTGACCGTCCTATTTCTATTGGTGGAAAGCTTCTTCACACCAAGCATTTGaa ATTTCTTGACAAAGCAGCGATCGCGACGGAGGAGGACAATCTCAAGTCACCAAACTTATGGAGGATCAACACAGTTCATCGCATCGAAGAACTGAAATCCGTGATCAGAATGGGACCTATATGGGGAACAGGAATACTCCTCACCACAGCCTATGCCCAACAAGGCACATTCGTACTCCAACAAGCCAAAACCATGGACAGGCACCTCACAAAGTCCTTTGAAATCCCTGCAGGCTCCATGTCAGTCTTTACCATAGTCACCATGCTCTCCACCCTCGCATTGTACGACCGCCTCTTCATTCCGGTAGCTAGAAAGTTCACCGGGCTAGAGCGGGGAATAACATACTTCCAGAGAATGGGAATAGGGTTTTTCATTTCGATATTCGCCACATTGGTCGGCGGATTTGTAGAAATAAAGCGAAAAGAGGCGGCTTTTGCACACGGGTTGGTCGATCATCCTCATGATACAATCCCCATTTCAGTGTTTTGGTTAGTTCCTCAGTATGCCCTTCATGGGATAGCTGAAGCATTCATGTCAATCGGGCACCTCGAGTTTTTCTATGACCAGTCGCCGGAGAGCATGAGAAGCACCGCTGCCGCGCTGTTTTCGACCTCTATCTCTGTCGGGAACTATGTGAGCACTATTTTGGTGTCACTGGTGCACAAATTTAGTGCTGGCCCTAATGGATCGAACTGGCTGCCGGATAATAATTTGAACAAAGGGAAGTTGGAGAACTTCTATTGGTTAATCACGGTATTACAAGTTGTTAATCTTATTTACTACATATTTTGTGCCAAAACGTATACGTTTAAGTCGATTCAGGTCGTCAGGAAAGAAGGTGCCGAGTCTGGAGAAAATCAAGTGGAGCTTGCCAATAAGGCGCAATTGGCTTAA
- the LOC126608249 gene encoding ACD11 homolog protein-like, translating into MILTAKHGCGRRAMDGMEMAESTSMPPLTAIVEAFEELGRLLQSHPHNSQQKQQQTLRLDTFCQASTLVSILFSCLGLAFKFAEMEYVSKVEDLVEASKTYDTLESLLDFDVANDTVKSPGSHSRNLRRVRQGLDLVRALFEQFLSTDDYSLREAASTAYANVCAPYHSWTIRTAVAAGMYALPSRDQLLVNLEETHQSAEKKMKRYIQASRPVIEYIDRLYLSRNISLDW; encoded by the exons ATGATTTTGACGGCAAAGCACGGCTGCGGAAGAAGAGCCATGGACGGTATGGAAATGGCGGAGTCGACGTCGATGCCTCCTCTGACGGCAATCGTTGAGGCGTTTGAGGAGTTGGGCAGGTTGCTCCAATCCCATCCCCATAACTCCCAACAAAAACAACAGCAAACGCTGCGTTTGGATACCTTCTGCCAGGCTTCCACTCTCGTCTCCATCCTCTTCAGCTGCCTTGGCCTCGCTTTCAAGTTCGCCGAGATGGAGTACGTCTCCAAG GTTGAAGATCTTGTGGAGGCGTCAAAGACTTACGACACATTAGAAAGTCTTCTAGACTTTGATGTTGCTAATGACACGGTAAAATCCCCGGGAAGCCATTCCCGTAATCTGCGCCGTGTCCGGCAGGGTCTCGACCTCGTCAGAGCTCTGTTCGAACAATTCTTGTCAACCGA TGACTACTCTTTAAGGGAAGCAGCTTCGACAGCTTATGCCAATGTTTGTGCGCCATACCACAGTTGGACAATCAGGACAGCGGTTGCTGCCGGAATGTATGCTCTTCCGTCGAGGGATCAACTTCTGGTGAATCTCGAAGAGACCC ATCAGTCagcagagaagaagatgaaaaggTACATCCAAGCCTCGCGTCCGGTTATCGAGTACATCGACAGGCTATACCTTTCTAGGAACATCTCCTTGGACTGGTGA
- the LOC126608248 gene encoding dihydrolipoyllysine-residue acetyltransferase component 4 of pyruvate dehydrogenase complex, chloroplastic-like, with the protein MASSPFLSKTTISFSSSISTSLPWRPSPFSSSSTAFRSNPRRRTLTVQSKIREIFMPALSSTMTEGKIVSWVKSEGDVLSKGESVVVVESDKADMDVETFYDGILAAIVVGEGETAPVGAAIGLLAETEEEVAEAREKAKSSSSGSPASSSPVEAAVTPTPPPATATPAPAIAQPAPSATATYTPKKGVATPFAKKLAKQHKVDIASVVGTGPFGRITPADVEAAAGIVKPTKAVAAEPTSVAAAPPKPSAAAPPLLPGSTVVPFTTMQAAVSKNMVESLSVPTFRVGYPINSDAIDALYEKVKPKGVTMTALLAKAAAMAVAQHPVVNASCKDGKSFSYNSSINIAVAVAINGGLITPVLQDADKLDLYLLSQKWKELVEKARSKQLQPHEYSTGTFTLSNLGMFGVDKFDAILPPGQGAIMAVGASKPTVVADVDGFFSVKSKMLVNVTADHRIVYGADLAAFLKTFANIVENPESLTL; encoded by the exons ATGGCGTCGTCTCCTTTCCTCTCCAAGACCACcatttccttctcctcctccatctCCACCTCCCTCCCATGGCGCCCCTcccccttctcctcctcctccaccgcGTTCCGCTCTAATCCCCGCCGCCGCACCCTCACCGTCCAATCCAAGATCAGGGAGATCTTCATGCCCGCACTCAGCTCCACCATGACCGAGGGCAAGATCGTCTCCTGGGTCAAATCCGAGGGCGACGTCCTCTCCAAAGGCGAGAGCGTCGTTGTCGTCGAGTCCGACAAAGCCGACATGGACGTCGAGACCTTCTACGACGGCATTCTCGCCGCAATCGTCGTTGGGGAAGGCGAGACCGCCCCCGTCGGCGCCGCCATCGGGCTTCTTGCTGAGACCGAAGAGGAAGTAGCCGAAGCCAGGGAAAAAGCCAAATCCTCCTCGTCTGGTTCCCCCGCTTCTTCCTCCCCAGTTGAAGCTGCTGTTACACCCACTCCTCCTCCTGCTACTGCCACTCCCGCCCCTGCCATTGCCCAGCCTGCTCCATCTGCAACTGCTACTTACACTCCCAAAAAGGGCGTGGCCACTCCTTTCGCAAAAAAGCTAGCCAAGCAGCACAAGGTCGACATTGCCTCCGTGGTGGGCACCGGCCCATTTGGCCGCATTACGCCTGCTGACGTGGAGGCAGCCGCCGGAATTGTCAAGCCCACGAAAGCCGTCGCCGCCGAGCCCACTTCGGTGGCCGCTGCTCCACCCAAGCCTTCTGCTGCAGCCCCGCCACTGCTTCCCGGGTCAACGGTGGTGCCATTTACCACGATGCAGGCTGCCGTCTCGAAGAACATGGTGGAAAGCCTCTCTGTGCCGACTTTCCGGGTCGGGTACCCGATTAACAGCGATGCCATCGACGCCCTCTATGAAAAG GTGAAACCAAAGGGTGTGACAATGACTGCATTGTTGGCCAAGGCTGCTGCTATGGCAGTTGCTCAGCACCCAGTTGTGAATGCGAGCTGCAAAGACGGAAAGAGCTTTTCGTATAACAGCAGTATAAACATTGCTGTTGCTGTGGCAATCAATGGAGGACTCATAACCCCTGTTCTTCAGGATGCCGATAAG TTGGATTTGTATTTGCTGTCCCAGAAATGGAAGGAGTTAGTGGAGAAGGCCCGTTCCAAGCAACTTCAGCCCCATGAGTACAGTACAG GAACTTTCACCTTGTCCAATTTGGGCATGTTTGGAGTGGACAAGTTTGATGCTATTCTTCCACCAGGCCAG GGGGCTATCATGGCTGTTGGAGCTTCAAAGCCAACTGTTGTGGCCGATGTAGATGGATTCTTTagtgtaaaaagtaaaatgcTG GTGAACGTAACAGCTGATCACCGGATTGTTTATGGTGCTGATTTGGCTGCCTTCCTCAAGACATTTGCCAACATTGTTGAGAACCCAGAGAGCCTCACATTGTAG